The following coding sequences lie in one Phragmites australis chromosome 8, lpPhrAust1.1, whole genome shotgun sequence genomic window:
- the LOC133927194 gene encoding ATP-dependent zinc metalloprotease FTSH 2, chloroplastic has protein sequence MAPPSMNLAAKGALPFSALPSSGVAQRPVSVTASLEHKTSDARRKFLKLALGNLGVGLPTLLGAKKALADEQGVSSSRMSYSRFLEYLDKDRVKKVDLFENGTIAIVEAISPELGNRVQRVRVQLPGLSQELLQKLREKNIDFAAHNNQEDSGSLLFNLIGNLAFPLILIGGLFLLSRRAQGGLGGPNGPGFPLGFGQSKAKFQMEPNTGVTFDDVAGVDEAKQDFMEVVEFLKKPERFTAVGARIPKGVLLVGPPGTGKTLLAKAIAGEAGVPFFSISGSEFVEMFVGVGASRVRDLFKKAKENAPCIVFVDEIDAVGRQRGTGIGGGNDEREQTLNQLLTEMDGFEGNTGIIVIAATNRADILDSALLRPGRFDRQVSVDVPDVRGRTEILKVHGGNKKFDSDVSLDVIAMRTPGFSGADLANLLNEAAILAGRRGKTAISSKEIDDSIDRIVAGMEGTVMTDGKSKSLVAYHEVGHAICGTLTPGHDPVQKVTLVPRGQARGLTWFIPMDDPTLISRQQLFARIVGGLGGRAAEEIIFGEPEVTTGAAGDLQQITGLAKQMVVTFGMSEIGPWSLMEGGAQSGDIIMRMMARNSMSEKLAEDIDSAVKRLSDEAYEIALSHIRNNREAIDKIVEVLIEKETLNGDEFRAILSEFVEIPVENRVPPATPAAVPA, from the exons ATGGCACCGCCATCCATGAACCTTGCGGCAAAGGGGGCGCTTCCCTTCTCGGCACTTCCTTCAAGTGGCGTTGCACAAAGGCCCGTGTCCGTGACTGCTTCCCTGGAGCACAAGACCAGCGATGCCAGAAGGAAGTTCCTAAAACTTGCACTTGGAAACCTTGGAGTTGGGCTGCCCACCTTGTTGGGTGCTAAGAAAGCTCTCGCTGATGAGCAAGGTGTCTCTTCGTCAAGGATGTCTTATTCAAGGTTCCTTGAGTATCTTGACAAGGATAGAGTGAAGAAGGTTGATTTGTTTGAGAATGGGACGATCGCTATCGTGGAGGCTATTTCTCCTGAGCTCGGCAATCGTGTGCAGAGAGTTCGTGTGCAACTTCCTGGTCTGAGCCAAGAGCTTCTTCAGAAGTTGAGGGAAAAGAATATTGATTTTGCTGCACACAACAACCAGGAAGACTCTGGTTCTCTTCTGTTCAATCTGATAGGAAATTTGGCATTCCCACTTATCCTTATTGGTGGTCTATTTTTACTGTCGAGAAGGGCACAAGGTGGCCTTGGTGGACCCAATGGTCCTGGCTTTCCCCTTGGTTTTGGTCAATCTAAGGCCAAGTTTCAGATGGAACCCAATACTGGTGTTACATTTGACGACGTTGCTGGTGTCGATGAAGCGAAGCAAGACTTCATGGAAGTGGTTGAGTTCTTGAAGAAACCCGAAAGGTTCACTGCTGTTGGTGCTCGCATTCCTAAAGGCGTTCTTCTTGTCGGTCCTCCTGGGACTGGTAAAACTTTGCTTGCCAAGGCAATTGCGGGAGAGGCTGGTGTGCCATTTTTCTCAATATCAGGCTCTGAGTTTGTGGAAATGTTTGTTGGTGTTGGCGCTTCCCGAGTTCGTGATCTTTTCAAGAAGGCCAAGGAGAATGCTCCTTGCATAGTGTTTGTTGATGAAATCGATGCTGTTGGAAGGCAAAGAGGTAcaggtattggtggtggaaatgATGAAAGGGAGCAAACTCTGAATCAACTATTGACTGAGATGGATGGTTTTGAGGGGAACACTGGAATAATTGTTATTGCTGCCACTAACCGAGCTGACATCTTGGATTCCGCTTTACTTAGACCTGGACGCTTTGACAGACAG GTGTCTGTTGATGTTCCTGATGTACGTGGAAGGACAGAGATTCTGAAAGTGCACGGTGGCAACAAGAAGTTTGATTCTGATGTTTCTCTTGATGTCATAGCAATGCGAACACCTGGGTTCAGTGGAGCAGACTTGGCAAATCTTCTGAATGAAGCAGCCATACTGGCAGGCCGACGTGGGAAGACagcaatttcttcaaaagaGATTGATGATTCAATTGACAGAATAGTGGCTGGTATGGAAGGAACTGTGATGACAGATGGGAAGAGCAAAAGTCTTGTAGCTTACCATGAAGTTGGGCATGCAATTTGCGG AACTTTGACGCCTGGCCACGACCCTGTCCAAAAGGTTACCTTAGTTCCAAGGGGTCAAGCTCGTGGTCTTACATGGTTTATCCCGATGGATGACCCAACACTTATCTCCAGGCAGCAACTCTTTGCCAGAATTGTTGGCGGCCTTGGTGGTAGAGCTGCTGAGGAGATCATATTTGGAGAGCCTgaggtgaccaccggagctgcTGGTGACTTGCAGCAAATTACCGGCTTAGCCAAGCAG ATGGTGGTAACATTTGGTATGTCAGAGATCGGCCCATGGTCTCTGATGGAGGGGGGAGCACAGAGTGGGGATATCATCATGAGAATGATGGCAAGGAACTCCATGTCGGAGAAGCTCGCAGAGGACATTGATTCGGCTGTGAAGCGGTTGTCAGATGAGGCCTATGAGATTGCTTTGAGCCACATTAGGAACAACAGGGAGGCCATTGACAAGATCGTTGAGGTGCTCATTGAGAAGGAGACACTGAATGGAGACGAGTTCCGGGCAATTCTTTCTGAGTTTGTCGAGATCCCTGTTGAGAACCGGGTTCCCCCAGCCACGCCGGCAGCTGTCCCTGCCTAA
- the LOC133927193 gene encoding conserved oligomeric Golgi complex subunit 7-like produces MVVVDASEFGAEGFDPKRWINAALDARHPSEPLDRFLADAEERLRAAAEDAASALERDSGDALRRVPLACRDALRLRDDAVALRSHLASVLQSLSQAEGSSAESITALARIDTVKQRMEAAYATLQDAAGLAQLSQSVEDVFSSGNLPKAAETLATMRHCLSAVGEVAEFANVRKQLEVLEERLDEMVQPRLMDALSNRKVDAVQDLRGILIRIGRFKSLEVQYTMIHVKPLKKLWEDFDLKQRASKVEMEKHGGESISSLSFSSWLPNFYDETLLYLEQEWKWCLTAFPEEYKSLVPKVLVEIMSELNSSFVSRVNIATGDVVPETRSVAKGIMDVLSGDLPKSTKLQNKHLQALIELHNITGTFARNIQHLFSESDLAVVLNTLKAIYSPYEAFKARYGQMERAILSAEMAGIDIRGAVSRGAGAQGIELSETVRRMEESIPQMIVLFEAAVERCISLTGGSEADELVGALDDIMLQYISNLQEILKSLRMVCGLESTAHSDPLKRDAGLEKKDAQRLVDVSEEEEWAIVQGALQILTVADCLTSRTSVFEASLRATLARIGTNFSLSGFGSNLDKSPATIADENAEIPLGGRAALDIAAIRLSDLPDKSKKLFTVLEQSKDPRFHALPLTSQRVAAFSDTVNELVYDVLISKVRHRLSEVARLPIWSSVEEQGGLPLPSFSAYPQAYVTSVGEYLLTLPQQLEPLAEGISGNEAGNDEAQFFATEWIFKVAEGATALFMEQLRGIHCITDPGAQQLAADIEYLNNVLSALSMPIPPFLSTFHACVSTPRDQVRGMIKSDGGSQVDLPTAHLVCKIRRISLD; encoded by the exons atggtggtggtggacgcgTCGGAGTTCGGGGCGGAGGGGTTCGACCCGAAGCGGTGGATCAACGCTGCGCTGGATGCGCGGCACCCGTCGGAACCGCTTGACCGCTTCCttgccgacgccgaggagcgcCTCCGCGCCGCGGCCGAAGACGCCGCGTCCGCACTCGAGCGTGACAGCGGGGACGCACTCCGCCGCGTCCCGCTTGCCTGCCGCGACGCGCTCCGCCTCCGCGACGACGCGGTCGCGCTCCGCTCCCACCTCGCATCCGTCCTCCAGTCCCTCTCCCAG GCTGAGGGCTCCTCTGCTGAGTCAATAACTGCACTAGCACGAATTGATACTGTGAAACAACGTATGGAAGCGGCATATGCAACATTGCAG GATGCAGCTGGGCTAGCTCAGTTGAGCCAAAGTGTTGAGGATGTGTTTTCTAGTGGCAATCTTCCAAAAGCTGCTGAAACCCTGGCAACTATGAGACATTGCTTGTCAGCAGTTGGCGag GTTGCAGAGTTTGCAAACGTGAGAAAGCAGCTTGAAGTATTGGAAGAAAGGCTAGATGAAATGGTGCAACCTCGTTTAATGGATGCACTTTCTAATCGCAAG GTTGATGCTGTGCAAGATCTTCGTGGTATACTGATACGTATTGGGAGGTTTAAGTCACTGGAGGTGCAATACACTATGATCCATGTTAAGCCTCTAAAGAAGCTTTGGGAAGATTTTGACCTAAAGCAAAGAGCCAGCAAGGTGGAAATGGAGAAGCATGGTGGTGAAAGCATAAGTAGTCTCTCATTCTCTAGCTGGCTACCAAATTTCTATGATGAGACACTACTTTACCTTGAGCAAGAATGGAAGTG GTGCTTGACTGCTTTCCCTGAAGAATACAAATCACTAGTCCCAAAAGTACTTGTTGAGATCATGAGTGAGTTGAATTCAAGCTTTGTCTCTCGTGTCAACATAGCAACTGGAGATGTTGTTCCTGAAACCAGATCGGTTGCAAAAG GTATAATGGATGTTCTATCAGGTGACTTGCCAAAAAGTACCAAGTTGCAGAATAAGCATCTTCAAGCGCTAATTGAACTGCACAACATTACTGGCACTTTTGCTAGGAACATTCAGCACTTATTTTCAGAATCAGATCTTGCAGTTGTGCTGAATACATTGAAAGCTATATATTCCCCATATGAAGCCTTTAAAGCAAG GTATGGGCAGATGGAGCGTGCTATACTTTCTGCAGAGATGGCGGGTATAGATATTCGTGGGGCTGTCTCTCGTGGTGCTGGTGCACAGGGTATAGAGCTGAGCGAAACTGTCCGCAGAATGGAGGAATCCATCCCGCAAATGATAGTACTTTTTGAAGCAGCTGTGGAGAGATGCATTAGTCTTACTGGTGGTTCCGAGGCAGATGAACTGGTAGGGGCCCTTGATGATATAATGCTGCAGTACATATCTAATctacaagaaattttgaagtcCCTAAGGATGGTATGTGGGCTGGAAAGTACTGCACATAGTGATCCCTTGAAAAGGGATGCAGGATTAGAGAAGAAGGATGCACAACGGTTGGTGGATGTTTCTGAAGAGGAAGAATGGGCTATTGTCCAAGGTGCTTTGCAGATTCTTACAGTTGCTGACTGCCTAACTAGCAGAACCTCAGTTTTTGAAGCTTCTTTAAGAGCTACGCTTGCCAGGATTGGGACAAACTTTTCACTTTCTGGGTTTGGCTCTAACCTTGATAAATCACCTGCAACAATTGCTGATGAGAATGCAGAAATTCCTCTGGGAGGGAGGGCTGCACTTGATATTGCAGCTATTCGCCTCAGTGATCTACCAGACAAATCTAAGAAGCTCTTCACTGTACTAGAACAG TCAAAAGATCCAAGGTTCCATGCTCTTCCGCTCACATCACAGAGAGTTGCGGCCTTCTCAGACACAGTAAATGAGCTGGTCTATGATGTTCTCATATCTAAAGTTCGGCATCGTCTCAGTGAGGTTGCTCGTCTCCCAATCTGGTCGTCTGTGGAGGAACAGGGTGGCCTTCCTCTTCCAAGCTTCAGTGCCTACCCGCAAGCATATGTGACCAGTGTTGGGGAGTATCTCCTCACTTTACCACAGCAGTTGGAGCCACTCGCAGAAGGCATCTCAGGCAACGAGGCTGGCAACGATGAGGCTCAATTCTTTGCTACTGAGTGGATATTTAAG GTCGCGGAGGGTGCTACTGCGTTGTTCATGGAGCAGCTACGTGGAATCCACTGCATCACCGACCCGGGTGCGCAGCAGCTCGCGGCTGACATCGAGTACCTAAACAACGTCCTCTCTGCGCTCTCAATGCCGATCCCTCCGTTCCTGTCTACCTTCCACGCCTGTGTCTCGACCCCGAGAGACCAGGTCCGCGGTATGATAAAATCAGACGGCGGAAGCCAGGTTGACCTCCCTACCGCCCATCTGGTCTGCAAGATCCGGCGGATCTCATTAGACTAG